CCAGATCGCTCTGATTGACCTGCCAGTGCTGGATATGGGCCGGGCCGGCGATGCCATTGTCTGGGATCCAGGATGTCTCGGTGGCAACCTCGCCGATGATATCGGCATCGTTGCTTCGCTCGAACAGGCGGGTGCGACGCCGGATTCGGGCGCGAGCCAGGCCGTCTTCGGCATGGATGATCAATTCGGGTTCGCGCGCCTCGGGAAAGGCGCCGCCGATGGCCATAACAAAACCCTTGAAGATACTGATCGGGTTCTCGCTCATGGTGAAGCTGATTTCGATGCTGCGTCCAAGGTCGATGCTGCGTCCATCGAAATGCAGGAAATCGACCGCTTCGCCGGGGTGCGGATGATCCAGGTTGAGGAATACCGCTTCCAGCGTCGCCAGGCCCTGATCGGTTTCCGCGACCTCCAGTCGGAAACAGGTCCGCTCCAAAAGGTCCGATGCCGTTCCATCGATGGTGAAGCGGGGGCGGCCCGTGACAAGAAAATCTGCCTCGGCCATCAATATTCTACCGCGGTCCGACGATAGCGCTCCATTTCCTCCGCGATCAGTTCGCGGACGATGGCGCGCAATTCCTCGATCTGGACCTCCTCGGCCGGAGCCGATGCGGGGCCGGCCTGGTCTCCCCCCCTGCTGCCGGGGGCCGGATCGACACTGATCTCGGTCGACATCTGATTGATGGTCACGGGCATTAACGGCCTCCCCCACAACAATGACGGCAACCGCAGTCCCCGGCGGAACGGTCGTGGCGCGGTTGAGCCATGGCGACCGCTGCACCCGAAGAAAGGGCGCCTTCCCAACGTGGGCGCCGCTCCTGGGCAGTCGCGTTGCTGATCGGAACCGATCGACGGCCGAACATCGCCGGCTGCTCGATCTGCGCGCGCGCAATGATGGGCGGGGGGGAACCCTGGATGGCGGCTGGGCGCATATCCGCATCGGGCGAGCCAAAGGCATTGCGGGCGGCGAGCACTCTGCCGGCCAGTTTCGCCGCCGTGCTGCCGGCGGCTGGGCCGTCTGGTGCCCAGGCCGATGGCGGCGGTGTGATGCCGGCGTTGCTTTGGGCAGGCCCGCTGCTGCCTGGCATTTTCAGGCCGGACAGGCCAGCGTCGCCCTGGCCGATGCCACTGCTCGCAATCACCGCGCCAGGGCCGAATACAGACAGGGCCGCCTCCGCATCAAGGCGAATGCCTGCCTGGAGCGACAGGCCAAGATCGCCGTCGAGGCCCAGCGATCCCGCGAATGATGCAGACAGGCTGACGGACGCGGCAGCCGACAGCGACAGGTCGAAGTCGCCGCCGATGCCCGATCCCGGCGCGCCCGGCCCGCCGAACAGGCTGTCCTGGCCAGCGGCAGCGGCGGCGGTTCGCGCTGATGCGGAAGGCGGTGCCGCTGCCTGCCGGGCCAATTCGCCGGCATCGACCGAATAGGCGAAATCCTGTTCGCTGATCGTGATCTGCACCTTGCTGCGCAGGGGCGTGCCGTTAGGCGAAAAGAAATCGAAACTTTCCTGATAGGATGTAATGATCCCATCGAAGACGATCATGCCCCATTGGAAGCGGACCCGTCGGGGCGATTTTTCCTTGGCCGCCTTGTCTCCACCCGGCACGGCATTGGCCAGCAGGTCGGCGATGGGCTTGGTCCGTTTGCGGACGTCGAGCGCATCATCGTCGTTGCGGTCCTCCGCACGGACATCGTCGGCGGTTCGTGGACGGGAAGTGTCGAATATAGCTTCAAAACTCAAGGTGGCCGCCGATGCGCCAACACTCTGTACCTGACCCCGACCTTTGCGTGCCTTGTCCTGCTGCTGCCCGCTGCTGACCTTGAGCGTCAAGGTTTCCGGGTTGAAGTCGAACCGGGTCATCTTGTCGGTCTGTGGCGTCGTGCCCTTCTCGTCGAAGGGGGTCAGCCGGGCGCGGGTGAGCTGTTCCGTCATGCGTCCTGCCTCCACCAGCCCTCATGGACGATGTGCAGTTCCTCGATCGGCACGTCCCGTGCGTCTCCGGCATTGAGGTCGGCGGTCTTCACCTTGGATGCAAAGCCATTGACGAAGCGGAACTCGGCGGCGTCCTCTTCCGCCGGGTTGGGACCACGCACGAAGACGGAACCGGAAATATAGGGAAGCGGATAGCCGCCTTGCGTGCAGCGGCGGATCCAGTGCCAGAAGCCGGGATCGAGTGACAAGCCGCGCTTCAGCACCAGCGGCACGGTCGTCGTCTTGCCGGGAAGCTGGCGCGGGCCGGCATGATAGCCGCCCTCGCGGAACGTCACCGGCTCGATGGCGATCTCCAATCCCGCCACTTCGCTGAACGCACCCTTGGGATTTTCCGTCGTGCCCTGCACCAGTGCTTCGTCGCCACCCAGGCCCGACAGCACCAGCTCGACGCGGAAATTATGGCGCGTCAGCAGCGTCATGCCGTCACCTCCATGCGCGGATCGTCGGCACCATGGCGCACCAGGTTGAACAGCAGGAATTCGGACGGCACCGCCGGCGCGACCCCGACCAGCATGATCGCGCGTCCAAAATCCAGGTCGCTCTGGGCCATCGTGCTGCGGTCGCACCGTATGAAGAAACTGTCGCTGGCCCGTCCGCCCGCCAATGCGCCAGCATCGAGCAGTGCCAGCAGGCGCCTTTCGGCGGTGCGGATCATCGCCCGCCACAAGGCGCCGTCATTGGGTTCAAACGGCGCCCAGGCCAGGTCGATGGCAAGCTGCAGAGCTAGCCAGTCTAGCAGCCGCCGCACGCTGATATGGGTCCATTCCGCGTCAAACGCGGTGGTGCGGCTGCCCATCAGTTGCAGCCCTTTTTCCGTGGCCCGGATCTGGTCGATCCGTTCCTCGTGCAGGAAGCCGGGGCCGGGGAGGCCCGCGTCGCCGGCCAGCGCAAAAATGCCATGCAGAGTGGTCGCGCCCGGTGATGCGAACACCCCGACATCCCGTTCTGCGCGGGCGATCAGGCCCGCGACCGCCGCAGCGGGGGGAACCGCTACGCCATCGGCGTTGTCGATGCGCAGCCAGGGGGTAAACAGCGCTGCGCGGGGCGATGCCAGCGCGCGGCGCCAGGCGATGATCTCGCCGCTGGACAGGCCGGTGGGCAGGTCGAGCAGCGCCATGCGGCGGCCATGCGCCTCGCAATGTCGGACGAAGCGCAACTGTGCCGCGCCCAGTTCCGCGCGCGAATCGGCGCCCAGCTTCGGGTAAAGCAGGGGGGATGCGGCCAGGGGAGCGGGCTGATGCAGGCAGGGTCCGAAACAGGTTTCTGCCGGGGGCGCAGCCAGCGCAATATCCGCCTCTCTCTGCGGGGGATGGACCAGGTCGGGCAGAGCGACGAGCGCGACCGGCGCGGTTTCGCTGCGCTCGTCCCATAGTGTCAGCGCATCCAGCGCATCGATGAAATGATCGCGCGTGGTTGTCCCGGCCGCGTCGAAGCCGCGATCGTCGTCCTCCAGCGTGCGGGCATCGAAGAAAAGCCCGTCGGGCGCCAGCATCAGGGCCAATGACGGCATCAGAACATGATCGATCAGGCTCGGGTCGGGCCGCAGAAATTGCGAGCCGTACGGGGCATCGACATCGCCCGGCGCCAGCTTTTCGACCAGGGCCGCGCGGTCCAGAAGATATGGCAAATGGTCCGGGTGGAAGGGATGCAGCGCTGCGTCGGACCAGCTTTCAACCAGACTGTCATTCAATGCGATGTCGAGTTGGAGGGTCAGCGCCTCCGTCGCCGACAGGCGGATTTCCTCCACTGTGGGCGCGACAGGCGGATCGATCAGGATGGCCGTCAGTCCGCCCGTCGGCCGACCCACGTCGACGATATGGCGCACCATGTCGGGCGGGTCACCGGCCAGCGTGATGGTTGTGCCGGCCACCGCGCGGTCCATCGGGGCCAACAGCGTGCCGTCGGTCCATGGCGGCATCCCGATCGCGCGGCGCAGTGGCAGGATACGCCGATTGACCCGCAACCGCAGCGACAGCCGGTTCGCCCAACTGCCGGCCGACCGGGCAGAGACCGCCGCCAGCGGGCCAAGGCCTGGCAGCAGCAAGCGGGCGGCCCGCGCCTGGTCTGGATCGACGACCCGTATGAACAGGCATTGGCGGCCGCCATTCTCGAAGAAAAGCCGGACGGCCAGCGGCCCCTGCAGTCCCTCGATGGGCGCGCCAAATGCCGCCTGGAAGGCCGGCCAGGATTGCAGCGGAACCGGAATGCCGACAGGGCCACGCTCGGCCAGACCGACAAAGGCAGCCATGTCCAACCGCACCTGCTTTCGCTGTTCCGCGCCTGCCTGCACTTCATAGACGCCGGGGGGCAGGCCGGCGCGCCAGCGCGCTCCGGTATAGGCGTTGCCAGTCAGGGGAAGGGGCGTGGCCATGCTTCCCTCCCTCACTCGTAAGCGATGTCTTCGCAGACCAGGACCAACTCCTCCATGGCCACGTCGGAGGCGCCCTTGGCGGCGAGTGTCGGGCCGGTCCATTTCTGTGGCCGGGCATTGGTGAGCTTCCATGTCGCGACGGTTGCCGTGCGATCCTCGCTCATCAGTTCGATCACCACGCTCGCCTTGGCGGCCAGAACGCCCTCTTTCGCGGCCTTGACCCATTGAAACAGGTCGAGTGCGGCGACCAGGCCCCGTTTCAAGGTGATGTCGCCGGTCTTGTTCATCAGCGGGATCTTGCGCACATGATTGGCGGGGTCCGTGCCGGTGCGATAATCGGCATGGGTGATTTCCGCGCTCATGCCCGACACATCGGAAAAGGCAGCCTTGATCTCCGCACCGGTGCCCGGTGTGATCGTGACGCGGAAGTTGAACGGCCCATATGGGTCTTCACGGGTGATGGCCATGTCCTTGTCCTCCCCCTCAGATGATGCTGGCTTCGGCCGTCCACTGGCCGATGCGGAAGATCACGAATTCGGCAGGCTTGGTCGGTGCCACGCCGATCAGGCAGACCAGTCGGCCATTATCCAGATCATTCTGACTCATGGTCGTTCGGTCGCACCGCACGAAATAGGCCTGTTCGGGCTTGGTCCCCATCAGTGCGCCGCTGCGCCAGCTATCGTATAGGAACGCTTCGATCGTCAGCCTGATCTTGAGCCAGAGCTGTTCGTTGTTCGGCTCGAACACCGCCCATTGGGTTCCGCGGTCGATCGAATGTTCCAGATAGATGAACAGGCGACGGACATTCACATAGATCCATTCCGGATCGCTGCTGATCGTCCGGGCACCCCAGACCAGGTTGCCCCGCCCCTCGAAGCTGCGCAGGCAATTGATGCCTTCGGGATTAAGCACATCCTGC
The sequence above is drawn from the Sphingobium sp. AP49 genome and encodes:
- a CDS encoding DUF5908 family protein, coding for MPVTINQMSTEISVDPAPGSRGGDQAGPASAPAEEVQIEELRAIVRELIAEEMERYRRTAVEY
- a CDS encoding phage tail protein codes for the protein MTLLTRHNFRVELVLSGLGGDEALVQGTTENPKGAFSEVAGLEIAIEPVTFREGGYHAGPRQLPGKTTTVPLVLKRGLSLDPGFWHWIRRCTQGGYPLPYISGSVFVRGPNPAEEDAAEFRFVNGFASKVKTADLNAGDARDVPIEELHIVHEGWWRQDA
- a CDS encoding phage tail protein translates to MAITREDPYGPFNFRVTITPGTGAEIKAAFSDVSGMSAEITHADYRTGTDPANHVRKIPLMNKTGDITLKRGLVAALDLFQWVKAAKEGVLAAKASVVIELMSEDRTATVATWKLTNARPQKWTGPTLAAKGASDVAMEELVLVCEDIAYE